A stretch of DNA from Oncorhynchus keta strain PuntledgeMale-10-30-2019 chromosome 17, Oket_V2, whole genome shotgun sequence:
AAGAGTGCTGCTCCTCCTGATTTATCATTTGCCTCTGTCTGGGACAGGTCTCACTTGGACACTTGATATCCAGGCTTGGGCTGATTATCCAGTGACCATCTGTGACATACTCTCTGAGGTCTGTAGGCTTGGTCTTACTAACCACACCACAGTTTGGTTCAAGTTTAATGTTGTCAGGCCCCTGTGTGCCAACTGATGCTCTGGTTGAACTGCGAGTTCTGTGAGTGCAAGCTAAACCATCAGGGCACCTACTATCATCTTTCATTGGGTTCTGAATGTGTTCCTTCACAGTGTAGTGCACAAGACAACCCCTTGTTCCCACCACTTGCATGGGTCCTTGCTTATCCATCGCACTCTTTCGCGAGACCCTGTTACTGACTAATTCTGTGGTGTCCTTAAGGCACAAACCCATAGCTTCCACCTCAATGGGGAACCTGTGAGCAGTTACCTGACACCTTCTTCCTAGCTTGTGCAAAGGCTTTACGGACTTTGAGTTTCGTCTCTCTTGCACGTTGGAGTTCTTTGAGTGTCTTTGATTGAATGATGAGGTAGGCATAGGCATTTTGGACAGAGTGTGCCTGCTTAGGGCTTGTGCGTCACTGAGCCTGGTCACACTGGAGCAGGCTGTCCTCCCTACTAAGATGTGGACCGGAAAAATAAGAAATAACAGCAGAACAGTCATCAGAAAGTTGGACAAACATTACTAAACCTAATGACAATCATTGCAAAATTGCAATGTATTAGAATATTATTATGTAGCATGTTATAGTTCTTAATGCAAGTATGTGTGTCCAGTAAATCTTATAATTGACCAATAGCAGCTATACATCCTCAACCCAGGGATTGACCCTAAGGTCTGAAAATCACTTGCCCATCGGGGAAATCAGGACTCTGGAATATTTTTTAGTTGCCCGAAGATTATGATCACTTGCCTGAAAATGTAAATGAGCTTTTTACATGCAGAAATATCATATATACCCTGCCTTTCTCCTACACATAGCGGAGGAACCAGAAAGATCACCATTAGAAATCATCGTATTTTGTTTATCAGTAACCATGTCCTGAATTTCCTGGGGCAACCACAGAGTAAACACAACTTGCCTAACAGCCATAAAAGCCAAAAATGGTCCATCTTCCACTTAAACAATGGGGAGAAACCAAAAGCTCAGTTTAAGGCCACTGGAATTCTTTGCATTTTGGTTGTTTTCAGTTTTATTGTTGAAATCACCTGCTCAATGGGGCAACCACAGAGCAGGCTCAACTTGCATGACTGGTTCAGTTCACTCGCCCTAGCCTAGACAATATGCCACCCTTAATGCCAATCCCTGCTCAACCTCAAAAGGTGCACTTACATGAATGTGTGTCACGATTTTCCTGAGAGTCTGGATCCATATTAGAGCCGTCCAACTGACTGTCAGAGCACTTGCTGTCTTCTAATTTCTTAAGTCGATGGAGccgtttgtctgtctctctcaggccATACATGCTGTTGATAATAGGAGTGGCCGTAGACTGCCCAGTCTTCGGTTTGAAAGCACCAGCACTGCGCCTGAAGGGACCAGAAGATGTGAAATAGCAAAATCCTAGCCAATGTAGGACTCATTattatacatatacagtaactacAATTTTTATATTAAATCAATAAATTATACCTTTCACAGGTGTAACATTCACAGAGTTCATTATTTTCCCCAAAGAAGCCATCTCCATAATAACAGGAGATTTCTTCCCCAGGTTCAATATCCCTCAGAACCTTGACACATGCTGTATCTCGCCCAGTGGAAACAAACTGGAATAACACATACATAAACATGTTAGCCATTTGTACAATTCACTTCATTTCACACAATACTTTTGATTTGCAGGCATTGGTATTACTTGCCTTGCAATTTGGCCTGCAATCTGGAAAACAAACATATGTTTAGTCTCTTAATATAGGTATTTGAATTATATCATAAGTGTGTTGAATGAGGCAGACAGTTATTGTGAAGTGCATGGGGATGTATACCATGGTTGATGAAGGCTGCAGGTCCCAGCCACAGTTGAGCGCAGTTCTTGCGGGTGGAGTACATCACACTGAAGTCATTTTCACCATGTCGCAGTAAAATGCTTTCCTCATGCTGTGATAGCTCAGCAATGCAGCCCACCAGGTATTCCATCTTATCATTAGTTTTCCTTGGGAAAATATGAATGAGTGATATTTGAGATTGTAAAATGACTATATACACAGTACAACATTTTCTTTAAACAAAATGTATCCTACTAAAATGATTATATCCTTACCACTCTTTTGTTGCTACAATTTTGGCTCCATTCTGCTCAGAGGAATAACGATTGCAGGGAAGTATTTCAAACCCACTGTTAGTTGCAAACATTCGTAGGTAAACAAAAACctgccaaaacacacacaaaataataGTTTCCACATATTTTTGTTTCGATGATGGTTCATGCTTTTTGCACAACAACAGATATTTCTAGATAACTTACATGCTCTTTGAAGAGTTTGCCCTGAGCCTTCGTCTTGTGGTGAAAGTGGGGTCTTGACCAGTCCCCAGCAGTCAAGGCATGGAAGGCCTTCTCGAGGTTATCATGTTTTTTAAAGCACTCTAGCACCTCCTTCAAATGTCCTTGTCGGTCCTTGATGGGTCGAAACCTAAGCACACCATCAGTCCATTTTTAACCACTTTCCAAACCATTCTCAATACAAATGTTATGCAGCTGGTGCATCGAGTCATACATAGCCTATCGTGATAGGCAAGTTTGTCTGAGGCATACGAGTAAACCGCCTCCCCAGATGTTGTGAAACTTTGGCTGCTGACTTATGCACAAGCTATTATGACAAATGTGGACAATTGTGAGCCAGAAAGAGACAAACCTGCTATTCATCTTATGGGTCTGGAAGCCGAGGTAGGGGTCCAGAATAAGACTTGTAGTCAAGTCATCATTCTCACAGAGTTCCTTTGGAGTCATACCTGACGACGGGGTATGACGTCTCTCTGCCTCAAGGGTAGAACTGATGACACCTGAGGTGAAAAATAAATGattgagcccccccccccaaaaaaaatgtacAATTCAAAAAATCTGCCAATAGTCCAGTGTAATTTATTAATGAAGCTGAAAGGGGTAATTTATGGTGAGCATTGCCAGAGAACAGCACTTACGTTGACTACATCTCCTACTTCTTAAGGAGCCCTTGCTCTGTCGCAGGGACCTGGCCGAGGTTATGGATCGATCACTGGAGAATCTGCTGCAATGCCGCCTGCCATTCAACACCATGTTCTTGGATTCCCCCATCTACCTCATTACGCCAGATCCAGCAGCATTACCCTAGTCTGTGCTTGAAGATCTGCAGTGAGGATGAGGGGAGGTTAGGAGGCCAGGGTGGTTGAATCTTATCTTGATACTGACAGGGATCGAGTATTATGCATTCTGGACCTAGACAAAGAAACATCATGGTTTGAGAGTAAAGACTTGAAGGCAATGAACTTCAAAGATCAAATAGGGGCTGCTTATGTTACTGTCAAGTTAGAAATAGCTCTAAGAtatgcaatgactgacatgacaagcGGAAAACTGATGATGCACTTCCAAATTTCAACGTttcgtacgtgtgtgtgtttttagccCATATATTTTGTTGTAATGTTGGAGTCACTCAAATATCTCATAAATACACATTACACATGGAGAAAGAAATGTGCTTTAAGACAGCAAAAAATTACCTGCACTACATgacatgtgtagaattgcagggaataagctttaaacctgcaGCATTTGCTCTccgccaacaagaggggtgtgaacaatCAGTCATGAACAGTGTTTAtgcccatagaaatagacgtGATGCGCACAAGGGGGGTGCGGGATGTTCCCCAATTCAGGAAGGGAGGCCTGAGTGAAAACGTATGGGAACACCTGCTCCATACCATCAGTTGAAAACCTAAGACAAGTTTCACATGTTATGGTCACATACGCAGGATACAGCAGctgtaaacagtacagtgaaatgcttaactgtAAGCCCCTTGAGTTATCGATAGTTACTCCTGAAGGGGAAACTGTAAGCGCATCAACTAAGCAGAAAGTGGGGCCTAACAAAGACTCTGAACAGATGGTAGCTAATGGTTTATCAAAGGCTGACACCTTGTGGTTGCATGTCAACTTTCGTGAGTTTCCATATCATATTATTTCATCTGGTCTATTTATTAATTTCGTCTTTCTCGACAGGCAACTTTACACCTGCACACATCGGGTCATCCTAGCCAGTGTAACGTGGCACAACAATCAACTCAACTAGCTATTGCAAGATCCCAGTCGAATTAAAAATCTAGGCTAACGTTAGCATGCTAACACCACATGCCTCAGGACTGATGCAGATGCTATGCGCGTTCTAGTTACCAAGTTAGCTGGGGCTTCATGCTGGCTCCATGTACTTATTAGTACATACTCTGCTTTTGAAAATATATGCTTCCcacttagctaacgttagctatataCATGAAAGCTAGCGAATGCTAAAGCTTGGGCCAAGACATCACAACGAACAATGCCACAACTAGCTTGCTAACGTTATTCCATCGAAACAAAGGCCATGAAATCTCCCGTTAAAAAAAAGTGTCGCTGATGAGACACAGTCCAAAATACTCACTTTGTTATTCCTGCGTTTGTACTACTATGTGATCCATCATGCACGACGAGATCTGAACAAATATAAATTGCTACCTTTAGTTAAAACGTCAATCAGAGGAAACAAACATTTACATTTCAAGATGGCGGTCAGGGGAAGATGGGAATAAAGATGTCTGGACATACAATTGGCAGTGTTTGATGTTACGGCAGTTTCATAGATTCATCCATGAGTACATGAAGTTTAATAACTGTTGTATTAGCTAACTaaattgtaaaaataataataacaccaCAGTAGCCGACGCTTTATAAATTGAAGTAGCCTGCGCACTGCTTACTCAAACTTGAAACACATGAACATTTGAGAGAACCTTGGCGCGCGATTTGATGACGTTGTCAACAGTAACACCGTATCACCGGTCACTGCTAGAATGGATACGATTTTGTAAACGTGACGTAACAGTCCCGTTTGTGCCAATCGAGTTGCATCAGGTATAGTATTTTACTTGTCTACAAGAAGACAGTCTGAACCAATATAAACAGGAGACAAGGACCACATTTGTTGTAAAAAAAATGATAAAAATGATAAACCGTCTGCACAGAAGGGTGAGTTCGAATTTAATCAAGGAGCGATATGAATCTAGGTCGTTAGTAAACTAGATAGCAAGCTAGCAAACTCCGTTGACTAGTAACGTTAGTtagatttatttaatttatttatttaaccaggtaggcaagttgagaacaagttctgtaAAGAATTGCTATTTTCTTATGCAAGTGATCAGCCTACTGCTAAATACATGGCTACAACTCACAGTAAAGCCTGTGGGGCCCTCTACAGGataactcacgcacacacacccataaCTGCTAGGCCAGCGCACACACCAAATTTCCCCCTTTAGCTGAACATTGTGTGACGGCGGGATTCTAGAGTGACGGACGGCCCAGCTGAGCCAATGCAAGAAGACTACCTCCAGTGTGAACCAATCCGAAGAATCGAACTTCCAGAATCAACGTACTTTCTGTTTTGTATAAATTGTATTGTACCGGTtcactctttctcttttcctGCTGTTCTGTGCGAGCGAATGGGAGAGCCGTATTTACGTGTACCAGATATTCTCACTCTGAATAAACTGTCGCTTGTCGTACAATTTTAACACCTTGTCTGAATCGATCCTTTACCGGCTCATCCTTCTAATATCCTTTTATCaacagttctcatttacaattgcgacctggccaagataaagcaaagcagttcgacatatacaacaacacagagttacacatggagtaaaacaaacagtcaataataatacagtagaaacaagtctatatacgatgtgagtaAATGAGataaggaggtaaaggcaaatacaatatagcaagtaaaacactggaatggtagatttgcagtggaagaatgtgctaagtagaaataaaaataatggggtgcaaaggagcaaattaaatacataaaatcaaataaatacagtagggaaagaggtagttgtttgggctaaattatagatgggctatgtacaggtgcagtaatctgtgagctgctctgacagctggtgcttaaagctagtgagggagataagtgtttccagtttcagagaattttgtagttcgttccagtcattggcagcagagaactggaaggagaggtggctcaagaaagaattggttttaggggtgaccagagagatatacctgctggagcgtgtgctacaggtgggagatggtatggtgaccagcgagctgagataaggggggactttacccagcagggtcttgtagatgagaGTAGAGAGACGTGTGTTTATTAACATTAATTGATGTTAGATTATCCATCAAACTGACTATAGAGATTAACTGCCATTCTAACTTGTGTCATTTGTTTAACTTCTCAGATCTCGCATCATGAAAAAACTTGCATTGGGAACTAAAATATGTTCCCCATGACGGAACCCCCTTCCTGGTGGTTGGGAGGAAAACCTACGCCTGCCACCAGGGCGAGGATAAACATGCGAGTGATAAGAAGAGGGAAGCAGAAATGGTAAATTGGCTAATGTTTATAAAGATGCACAATAAAGGTGATTATGATTGACTGATATTGGGAGGAGGCGATGTCGGTTAGGAAGGTAGAGTTTGAGAAGGGTATGTGTTAGAAAGGGAAAACAGAAGATAACCACAAGATGCAGGACTCCTTGTTCCCCCAATATCTAAGAAAACAGATGGATACAGAGCTCCTCTTTTATGTTGAGAGAATCATACTTGGTTTCAGTCTTGTAAGTTAAAGTAAGTAACTTGTAGCTAAGCCTTGGTCAAATAATCCTTGTCTGAGCATGAATGACCCATATGGGCAGAAGCCTATTTCCTGTTTCTGTCATGTAAGGCAGCTTGAGGTACAAGTAGCCTataccccctggacaggatgctAGTTCCCTAATTCATTAATGCTGAGAACCAAACAGAGAGGCATCAGGTCCGAAGGTACTGGACTGATGAACCATCCTTGCTGTCTCTATTTGAATGACTCTCAACTGGGATTCCATACCACTGACTATATTACATGCGCTGAGTCCCTGGCTTTTTGTACTCAGTTTTTATTTGCCATGGGGCCATGGTCAGCTTGTCTCATctggtgtactgtactgtctttatctgATGTATCTAAGCATGCTCCCACTAACCCCCTTCTTTTGTCCTTTTCTACATCTAATAACTCCCGGAAGTGTCTGGACTGTGCCTACCTGAAGCCTACCTGGACTGTGGCTGAGGACCCTGGGCATGCCTACCCATAGCCCCTCCCCACACTCCCTAGCATGCTTGTACCTAAGCTAAATACTGAGTATTCCatctcaccctcttcctctcctcttctgtcctctcctcccctaagCCCAGTCCTGGGCACAAACTATTTTATATTGAATTTATATTGAGCATGCTTTTTTGTCTAGGACTAGGTGTAATCTGAGTCTGGGAAACCAGTCCATTGTCTAGACAATGAGATTATTCCAGAATACTATCAAAATAAAGATTGTTTTCTATGATTGTTCTATGGTACATTTAACATTTCCATTCTACAATATGGCCTTTGACAAAGAAAACTCTCTCAAAATcctattgtatttttttttaaaacctttatttaactaggcaagtcagttaagaacaaattcttattttcaatgactgcctaggaacagtgtgtttactgccttttcaggggcagaacgacagatttgtaccttgtcagctcgggggtttgaactcgtaaCCTTCCTGTTACtagttca
This window harbors:
- the LOC118396687 gene encoding histone-lysine N-methyltransferase KMT5B; protein product: MGESKNMVLNGRRHCSRFSSDRSITSARSLRQSKGSLRSRRCSQRVISSTLEAERRHTPSSGMTPKELCENDDLTTSLILDPYLGFQTHKMNSRFRPIKDRQGHLKEVLECFKKHDNLEKAFHALTAGDWSRPHFHHKTKAQGKLFKEHVFVYLRMFATNSGFEILPCNRYSSEQNGAKIVATKEWKTNDKMEYLVGCIAELSQHEESILLRHGENDFSVMYSTRKNCAQLWLGPAAFINHDCRPNCKFVSTGRDTACVKVLRDIEPGEEISCYYGDGFFGENNELCECYTCERRSAGAFKPKTGQSTATPIINSMYGLRETDKRLHRLKKLEDSKCSDSQLDGSNMDPDSQENRDTHSLGRTACSSVTRLSDAQALSRHTLSKMPMPTSSFNQRHSKNSNVQERRNSKSVKPLHKLGRRCQVTAHRFPIEVEAMGLCLKDTTELVSNRVSRKSAMDKQGPMQVVGTRGCLVHYTVKEHIQNPMKDDSRCPDGLACTHRTRSSTRASVGTQGPDNIKLEPNCGVVSKTKPTDLREYVTDGHWIISPSLDIKCPSETCPRQRQMINQEEQHSFRPASLLQEEVPGLHHAARTPDIAECRKELQCLPDGREYYNNLSKGDKLLHLGKGKKKQQITRYDSQLILANNSSGIPKLTLRRRRDSGSSRIEPGEPDPVKSSSSTKTSMKFGKSHHHAKTKRSSYAARWSNGTFSPVDHIHSSKHGLSPVEHIHSSKHGLSPVEHIHSSKHGFSPVDHIRSSKHGFSPVEHIRSSKHGFSPVDHIHSSKHGLSPVDHIHSSKHGFSPVDHIHSSKHGFSPVEHIHSSKHGFSPVEHIRSSKHGLSPVEHIRSSKHGLSPVEHIRSSKHDFSPVEHIHSSKHGFSPVDHIHSSKHGFSPVDHIHSSKLKIHLQHEWDSRRLSQYCHGSGPFTGIVEREAGEVFGPTVATFGMHDDTEEDSSSSEEEDEDASDHEEFDDDFIPLPPTKRLRLIVGKDSIDIDIASRRRENQSRTVNQ